Proteins encoded in a region of the Teredinibacter purpureus genome:
- a CDS encoding cation:proton antiporter family protein encodes MDTQLISIHYSDPLWIAIAFVCGLATRSVGLPPLVGFLAAGFLLNALGAEGGEFLGAMADLGITLLLFSIGLKLKLKSLVRPEVWGVATLHMSVTTLLVASMVLLLSYTRLPLLSDIELGTAILIGFAMSFSSTVFAVKILEELGATSAKHGSIAIGVLVVQDIAAVVFIAVSMGKLPTPLALALVALIPLRFLMYTILDKVGHGELLILFGITLALVGADIFELVGIKADVGALVFGMLFASHAKAPEMAKALLGFKELFLVGFFLSVGMTVMPGWTEVMIALLFIVFLPLKVALYFGLFNLFSLRASSSWRTSLNLANYSEFGLIVGAIAVSSGWLPKEWLAVFAVVMSVSFIFAAPLVNIRDSLYQTWRPTLKRFERYKRLSGEENLDLSSVKVVVFGMGRMGTAAYNAMELDDPSHLVGVELDQEKATQHSAEGRNVVYGDATNPDFWTRAPELLVGLDWVLLTLPTHTANMNAALRLKDMGYRGRIAATTKFRDEEDALKAVGVEHTFNIYTEAGLGFANELQSFVSK; translated from the coding sequence ATGGATACACAACTCATTTCTATTCATTATAGTGATCCTCTCTGGATCGCCATCGCGTTCGTTTGTGGTTTAGCGACAAGGTCGGTGGGTTTGCCGCCTCTGGTCGGTTTCTTGGCCGCGGGCTTCTTGCTCAACGCACTAGGAGCTGAGGGTGGTGAATTTTTGGGTGCGATGGCTGACTTGGGTATTACGCTGTTGCTGTTCTCCATTGGGCTTAAGCTCAAGTTAAAGTCGTTAGTGCGACCTGAAGTGTGGGGCGTCGCGACCCTGCATATGTCGGTTACCACTTTGTTGGTAGCCTCGATGGTGCTGCTTCTTTCGTACACCCGCTTGCCGCTTTTGTCTGATATTGAGTTGGGAACCGCCATACTTATTGGCTTTGCAATGTCCTTCTCCAGCACCGTGTTCGCGGTGAAAATTTTGGAGGAGCTAGGCGCGACAAGTGCCAAGCACGGCAGTATCGCCATTGGTGTACTGGTGGTGCAGGATATCGCGGCAGTTGTGTTTATCGCGGTGTCGATGGGAAAGCTACCAACGCCTCTGGCGTTGGCATTGGTCGCGCTCATACCCTTACGTTTCTTAATGTACACAATACTCGACAAGGTGGGGCATGGGGAGTTACTGATTTTATTCGGTATTACGTTGGCACTGGTGGGTGCAGATATCTTCGAACTGGTCGGGATTAAGGCGGATGTAGGGGCGTTGGTATTTGGCATGTTGTTCGCGAGCCATGCCAAAGCGCCCGAGATGGCAAAAGCGCTGCTTGGTTTTAAGGAGCTGTTTTTGGTGGGTTTCTTTCTTAGTGTTGGCATGACAGTTATGCCGGGTTGGACCGAAGTGATGATTGCACTGTTATTCATTGTGTTTTTGCCGCTAAAGGTTGCGCTTTACTTTGGGTTGTTTAACCTGTTCAGCCTTAGGGCGAGTAGCTCGTGGCGCACCTCTCTTAACCTAGCGAACTATAGCGAGTTCGGTTTAATCGTAGGCGCTATCGCAGTCTCGTCGGGCTGGTTACCGAAAGAATGGCTGGCCGTATTTGCCGTAGTGATGTCGGTCTCCTTTATTTTTGCCGCGCCGTTAGTCAATATTCGGGATAGTTTGTACCAAACATGGCGGCCCACGCTGAAACGCTTCGAGCGGTATAAGCGTTTGTCGGGCGAAGAGAATCTGGATTTGAGTAGCGTCAAGGTGGTGGTGTTCGGCATGGGTCGTATGGGCACCGCGGCCTATAATGCGATGGAGCTGGATGACCCTAGTCATTTGGTCGGTGTGGAGCTCGATCAGGAGAAGGCGACGCAGCACAGCGCAGAGGGAAGGAACGTGGTTTACGGCGATGCGACTAACCCGGATTTTTGGACAAGGGCACCGGAGTTACTTGTGGGGTTGGATTGGGTGTTGTTGACCTTGCCTACACATACCGCCAATATGAATGCAGCACTGCGACTCAAAGATATGGGGTATCGAGGCCGTATCGCGGCAACGACGAAATTTCGTGATGAGGAAGATGCCTTAAAAGCTGTTGGCGTTGAGCATACGTTCAATATCTACACAGAGGCCGGTTTGGGCTTCGCCAATGAGCTTCAGAGTTTCGTAAGTAAATAA